The genomic window GCAGTTTGTTATAATTCTGGTTCCTATACAGTGCTGGCATGGTGCACTGAATGGGatctccatttcccttcacaGAGGCCCCCACGAATGGCTGTGGTCTGGAAGCATCAACTGTGATCACTGGGGGACACTTTTTCACTTGAGCATTCTTCCGAAGTGTCTGAGCAATCATGATATAAGAGACAGACACCACAGCAATGCAGAAGGTAAAGTCAACAACATACAGAGACAGAATGGCTTTCCCTTCCCCATCCATAAGACTGGACATGGGGAGACACAGGTGGGACTTATTGGTTCTCAGTGTAGCCAAGGTGGCAAGTGTAAAGCTGGTCGCCCAGAGAAGAAGCGTAAGGAGCAAGATGCAGGAAAAGGAGGCTGTACAATTAGGCTGCTTCCCCATCACCATCCGGAGCCGGTGCAGGGCAATCACAGCCACCATCTTAAGGGACATGATGATGAAGCCAGAGCTGGTCAGGTGGAAGGTGAAGCAGAAACTATCTGGGATGCTACTGGCTGAGCTGAAGTACAGCACGAAGGTGAACATGGGGGCTGTGACCCCACAGATAAACAGATCACAGAAAGACAGGTTCAAGATCATGAAATCAAAGTTGGTTCTGAACTTCCTGAAGGCTGGGtcaaagaaagacaagaagacaaTAAAATTTCCATAAGAGCCTAGACAGAAGATGACAGCAAGCAGAAAAGTGCAGGTCACCAAGGTGGCTGTATGGATAAACTCTCGAAGACCCTCCTGGAGAGAAGTGCTATTGCCTCCCTGCAGGGGAGGCATGTACAGCAAGGTGGCATTGGGAACATTCTGAAGCAGGGCACTTGTGTTCATCTTCAGAGAAAGGTGTCTTgtgttctcaaaaagaaaaatcagcagGAAGAGAGTCAGGATCTCAGCTCACAGACGACGGGCATGTGCCAAAGATGGCCAAGGAAGAtaagcctgcacacacacacacacacacaaacaaacacacataaaaaaaaagtacaccCAGAGACAGAAATGGATTAGTGAACTAGCAATTGCATTCTGTTTTACAGAGTTCAAAATTTTCATCTCTATTGCTTTGAAAACCATGTTACAAGGTCTAATACAGAAAAGTGCATTGAAACCAAGGCACTGGAGACACACGGGAACATGACCTCTCCATTGGAAGTTGACCAGTCTCTTTCTGGAAGGAGTTACATCTGTGTGGCTGCAGAGACTAAAGCCAGGGACAGGGGGAATTGAATCCATCTGGGGCAGACGTTGAGCAACGGTGAAGGGAGCTTTGGTGTGGAGAAGCCAGCTGGGTGAAAGATGAGGGGCAGGGAGAATGAGCAGCTTGGGAAACGGAGAGTAGGTCTCTGCACCAGGAGGCAGGCAAGCAACACAGCGTGCTTGTAATGTAAGCAGGAGGTATTGATGCATAATGTGGCCCTTCAACGACTGCACAGGAATCTCTGACAAATCCCAGttttctctggtgagaaatctttATTTCCCAGCACTTATTTCTTTCATTAGTTTGAGAGTTAAGTTCTTGGCCAATTGAAAACCCT from Arvicanthis niloticus isolate mArvNil1 chromosome 7, mArvNil1.pat.X, whole genome shotgun sequence includes these protein-coding regions:
- the Gpr75 gene encoding putative G-protein coupled receptor 75, producing the protein MNTSALLQNVPNATLLYMPPLQGGNSTSLQEGLREFIHTATLVTCTFLLAVIFCLGSYGNFIVFLSFFDPAFRKFRTNFDFMILNLSFCDLFICGVTAPMFTFVLYFSSASSIPDSFCFTFHLTSSGFIIMSLKMVAVIALHRLRMVMGKQPNCTASFSCILLLTLLLWATSFTLATLATLRTNKSHLCLPMSSLMDGEGKAILSLYVVDFTFCIAVVSVSYIMIAQTLRKNAQVKKCPPVITVDASRPQPFVGASVKGNGDPIQCTMPALYRNQNYNKLQHSQIHGYTKNTNQMPTPSASRLQLVSAINLSTAKDSKAVVTCVVIVLSVLVCCLPLGISLVQVVLSDNGSFILYQFELFGFTLIFFKSGLNPFIYSRNSAGLRRKVLWCLRYTGLGFLCCKQKTRLRAMGKGNLEINRNKSSHHETNSAYMLSPKPQKKFVNQACGPSHSKESVASPKVSAGHQPCGQSSSTPINTRIEPYYSIYNSSPSQQESSPANLQPVKSFGFASSYIAMHYYTTNDLMQEYDSTSAKQIPIPSV